The window CCATGCCGACGGAGGTATGGACCAGATGCAGCGAACAGCCGGTGCGCTCGGCCAGGAAGATCATGCGGCGGATGGTCTCCACCTCGCAGAAGGCGGGGCGGGATTCGGTATAGGCGCCCAGGTCCTGCCGGCCCGTCGCCTTGATCTCGTTCTTCAGCCACGAAGCAATCTGCGTGTTCTCGCAGTGCACGTTGATCAGCGCGCCGGGAATCTTCGACAGGATGCGCATCGCCGCGTACACCCAGCCGTCGGTCGCGGGAACGATGCCAATCGGGTTGTCCGGCTCGTAGCCGAAGTAGCACTTGAACGAGCGCACGCCGGTCTTGGCGACGATCTCGGGGATTTCGGCGATGTGCTCCTCGCGCTGGATGCCGAAGTGGAACCCGAAATCGATCATCGAGTTCTCCTCCCCGACCGCCTTGCGCTCCTCGTAGAACGGCAGGTAGGAAGGCTTCAGGTTGCGGATGTACAGCAGCGCCGTGGTCACGCCGCCCGATGCTGCGGCCGCCATCTCCGTGCGCATGTCTTCGGCGTAGGGGTATTTGACCCCGAGGTGGCAGTGCGGGTCGATGACGCCCGGCATCAGCACCCGGCCACCAGCGTCGATCTCGCGATGACCCTTGGGCAGGGCGCTGTCGGCGCCCGTCATGATGATCTTTCCGTCCTTCACGGCCACGCCGCCGTGGAACTCCCCGTCATGGCGCACCACTCGCGCGTTGCGAATCACCAGATCGGCTTGGCTCATTGCTTTCTTTCCTTCAGGATGTTGTCGATGCGGCGGTGCACGCCGCTCCATTGGCTGCGGCCCACCGTAATGGGTGCGCGTGCACCGAGGCCGCGCGCCCAGACGAACCTGAGCCCGAGTTCCTGCGCGGCATCGCGGTCGATGCCCCCGGGGGGCGCGGCCAGGTCGACCAGCAAGGCATGCGGGGGAAGCCTCCGGAGATGCTCGCGCCCGAGCACGCGCGCCGGCACGCTGGTGATGACGATGTCGGTGCCGGGCAGGACGTCCGCCAGGGCGGACAGCTCGTGCGACTCGGCACCCGCCGCATGCGCAGCGGCGCGCTGCACGGCATTGCGTGCCGCGACGTGGACGCGTGCGCCGAGCGCCAGCAGCGTGCGCGTGACCAGGGTCCCGATGGTGCCCTGCCCCACCAGGCACACCTTGGCCTTGTGGATGGTGATGTCGGTGTTCTCGATCAGCACCTTGAGCATGCCCTCGACGATCGCCGGGCCGCGCAGCAGCATCAGGTCCTCGTCCCACTCGTACTCGTGCAGCGTGATGCCGAGGGCCTCGCAGTGCGCCTTGAGCTTGGGGTCGGCCCAGCCGAGGACGATGTGGCCCGGACGGCGCATGGCGCCGAGCATGGCGGCGTCGGGAATGATGCGCTCGGCGCACTGGGGCGCGAACAGCGCGCCGTCGGGTGCGATACCGGGGATCGGGAACAGCGCGATGTCGGCGCCTTCCAGCGCCTCGCGCGCGTTGGCGGTGTGGCGCACCCCTTCGATGCCCTGTTCGGGCCACGGGAAGCCATAGGCCCGCACCTCGGCTCCCGCGGCCACTGCGCAACGCGCGATCTCCTGTTCGCGTCGATCGCCGCCGACGATCGCGATAACGGCCTGGTCCCAGTTCATGGCTGCTGCCTCACATGTTGTAGAAGTTCATTTCTGGACATTCCCGCGATGCCCATTGCACCGGCGGTGCGACCGCCCTGGGCATAGTCGATGCCGACCAGCGCCTGCGCCAGCGTAAAGAGCGATCGCGCCACCGGCGTCGCCACGCCGGCGATGGCCGCCAGCTCCAGGAAGGGCAGCAGGCCATGCCCGAAATCCTCGCGGTAGTAGCGATGCTGGAGCGAGTCGGGGCCCTTGATGCGCCTGTTCGCTTCGCCGCCGGCGATCGCGGCCATGAAGTCCTGCGTGTCCTCGACGGAGGACTCCACGGTGCCGATGAGCTTCATCTCCTCGATGAGGTTCGGCAGCCGATGACCGAAGGCAGCGGCAACCGCCAGGCGTTCGTCGTCGAGTGCGCGCATGGTGCGCGAGACGCCGGGAGTCATGGCCTGGACGTAGAAGGTGAAATCGCCCTGCGTCGCCTCGACCCACGCCGCCGCGAGCACTGCGCCTGGCGGGTGCAGCACCAGGTTGGCATTGGCAAGGGCGGAGGCGAGCACGTCGCCGACCGGCGAAGCGCCGGGAAAGAGCATGCAGGCGGCGGCCAGCGCCGCATCGCCGCCGGGCAGCGCCGCCGCGCGGACCTGGCGCGCACGCCCGGTGACGGTCACGCCGTCCGCCTGGTATTTGCGCGCCACATAGGTCAGCGTGGAAAACTCGGCGATCGGCGGCAGGTCGGCACGCACCTCGCGCCACGCGTGGGCGAACTCCAGCGCGCCTCCGGTATGGCCCGGGTTCAGGACGACCGGCCGGTTCGCAGGCCAACCCGCGGTTGCCAGGGCGCGCGCGACCGGCGCGTGAGAAAAGGTCGGCAGCGTGACGACCGCGACGTCGGCGCCGTCAAGGGCCGACTTCAGGTCGGCAGTGATGAGGCGCGGGCGGGCAATGCCCGTGCCCAGCACACCTTCGTACCGCACCCCTTCCAGCGCCTGGAAAGGCGCGAGCGTTGCGGCGGAGCGGTTCCAAAGAACCACCTCGTGGCCGGCCAGCGTGAGTTCGGCCACGGCGGCGGCGCCACCGGCGCCGCCGCCCAGAATCGAAACTTTCATGGTGTGTGCCTCAGTGAGCGACCAGGACGCCCTTGGCTTCGAACATCTCCCGCACTTGCCGCACGTGGTGCTGGAAGGCGGGGTTTTCGTGGATGCCGCTCCAGCGGCGCGGGCGCGGGATGTCGATGGCCAGATCGAGGTCCACGCGGCCGGGCCGCGGGGACATGACGATGACCCGGTCGGCGAGAAACACCGCCTCGTCGATGCCGTGCGTGATGAACAACACCGTGTTGCCCAGCCGCAGCCACATCGACTGCAGGTCCATGATCATCTGCTCGCGCGTCAGCGCATCGAGCGCGCCGAATGGCTCGTCCATCAGCAGCAGGCCCGGCTCCTGGATCAGGGCGCGGCAGATGGCCACGCGCTGGCGCATGCCGCCCGAGAGCTCGAACGGGAACTTGTTGTCGAAGCCCGCCAGGCCCACCTGCGCCAGCAGCTCGCGCGCACGGCTCGTGGCGGTGGCCCGGTCCTTGCCCTTGATTTCGATGGGCAGCAGCACGTTGTCGATGATGCTTCGCCATGGAAGCAGCAGGTCCGACTGGAAGACCACGCCCGCCTTGGGGTGCGGCTTGACGACCTCGTCGCCGTCGATGCGCAGGCGGCCGGAGGACACCGGGGTCAAGCCCGCCAGCAGCGACAGCAGCGTGCTCTTGCCGCATCCGCTGGGGCCCACGATGGCCACGAAGCTGCCGGGAGCGATGTCGAGGTCGACCCGATCGAGCGCCTTCACATCGTCGCCGGCGCGCACTTCATAGGTCTTGGAGACACCCTCGATCCGCACGTTGGCTGCATTGCTCATTTGGCACTTTCGCGTTGATAGGAAACCTTGGACTCGACCAGCGCCAGCACGAAATAGAGCAGCACGCCGAGCAGGGAGATGGTGACGACGGTGGCGAAATTCAGCGTCGTGTCGAACTGGGAGTTCGCCTGCAACTGGAGATAGCCCAGGCCCCGTTCCGCGGCGATGTACTCGCCGATGATGGCGCCGATGACCGCCAGAGAGATGGCCACCTTCAGGCCACCGAAGATGCTCGGCATGGCCGCCGGCAGCCTGACCTTGAAGAAGGTCTGCCATTCCGTCGAGCCCATCGAGCGGACCATGTTGACCAGGCCCTTGTCGAGCGACTGGAGACCCACCACCGTCGAGATGACGATGGGAAAGAATGAGATCAGGAACGCGAGGCTGATCTTGGGCCACCAGCCATAGCCGAGGTAGAGCACGAGCAGTGGAGCCAGCGCGATCTTGGGCACCGTCTGCAGCGCCACGAGCAGCGGATAGACGGCGCGCTCGAACGCCTTCGAATAGAAGATCGCCAGCGCCAGGGGAATCCCTATCAGCACCCCGGCGAGGAAGCCCGCGAGTACTTCGAGCAGCGTGATGTACGAATGGGCGGCCAGCAGATCGAAATCCGTCACGATCCGCTTGCCGATCGCAAGCGGCGTCGGCAGCACGAATTCGGACAGGCCCAGCAGCGGGACCGAGAACTGCCAGACGAGCAGGATGACCATGGCGAGCAGCACGGAGGCGTAACGCTCCGTGAAGCTGCCGCCGGCGCCTTTCTTCCTGGTCTTGGGCGCGGTGGGCATCGGTACGGCTTGGGTGTGATTGAGTTCAGTCATGCGTCGGGCTTTTCTTACTGAGCGGGCAACAGGTCGTTCGTAAAGAAGGTCTCGACGGGCTTGGGTGTCCCGATCGCCTCGTCCGTCTTGAGAAGGTCCAGCGCCTGCGAGATGGCCTTGGCATCGATCCATCCGACCGGCTTGCCGGAAGCGGCGGGAACTGCGTCCATCGTCGCGCGCACCTGCGCCTCCACGACCTCCGCTGGCGGGCTGCCCTCCCAGGTTTTCATCAAGGCTGCCGCTGCTGCCTTCGGGTCCTTGCGCGTCGCGGCGATGCCTTCGTTGACCGCCGCCAGGTAGCGCCGCAGGACGTCGGGTCGCTTGGCGATGGCCGCATTGCTCGACACCGCGGCCAACCCGGGAATTGCAAGGCCATGCTGCGCCAGGTCGAGGACCGGGAATTTGGTGCCGACCTTGGCCTCGAGCACCGGAAGGTCGCTCGTGCGGTAGACGCTCACCGCGTCGACCTGCTTCTGCAGGAATTGCGGAACGCGCGACTGCGCGTCCATCTGGATCTTCTTGACCTTTGCGCAGTCGATGCCATTGACCGCACAAAAGACGGACAGGTAAGAGGTGCCGGTTTCTCCGACCGAGTGGGCGATGGTCTTGCCTTCCAGGTCCTTCGGCTGCGCAATGGGCTTGTCAGGCTGCGAGATCAGCACCACCGGCGTACGGGGGTGGTAGAGCGCGACGATCTTGACCGGCATGCCTTTCTGAATGGCAGAGACCGCGAAGATGGCGGGCATCACCACGACATCTTCCTGTCCTTGCAGCAAAGCGCCCAGCGCGGCAGGCGCCCCGGCGCCCTCGCCCATGCGCACGGCCAGGTTCTTGGATGCATAAATGCCCTGCTCCTGGGCCAGGTAGAGGTGCGCGTACTCGCCCTTGAGCTTCCAGCTGAAGCGCACGTTCACCGGGTCCGTCGCCCACGCGGCGGAGGTCGAGACCAGGAGCGCTGCCAGGGCAGCCTTTCTGAGATGTGAGCTCATGGAAATGCCGGATCGCAGGAGTCGCATGGAATACCGCCCGTGAGGTTGAGTGAGTAAAGAAACCAGCCCTTGCCCTCATAGCCCCAGAGGCTTAGGGTTCGGATGGCGTGGATGTAGACTCGTCTTGATCACAGAGTGTGATCACAGCTATAATCACACACAATCGGGTTAACCCTCATCACGGCAACCAACGGGAGAGTCCATGGAACAGATCGCCGAACGCCTTCGACAACCCACCTCCGAGGCACCGAGCAAACGCGCACGCGGCAGCGTCCCCGAGGAAGTGTTCCAGCGACTTCGGCGCGGCCTGATGGTGGGTGCCTTCGCGCCCGGCCAGGTGATGAGCCTGCGCAAGCTTGCAAGCAGCTTCGGCACCAGTCCGATGCCGGTCCGGGACGCGTTGGCACGGCTGGTGGTGATCAATGCGCTGGAGGCCACTGCCAGCGGATCTGTTCGCGTACCGAGACTCACGCCGAAGAAACTGAAGGAGCTTTTCGCGGTGCGGGAGCTGATCGAGGGCATGGCGACCGAGATGGCGTGCCGCAATTGCACGCCGGTGT is drawn from Variovorax sp. PBS-H4 and contains these coding sequences:
- a CDS encoding dihydroorotase, which encodes MSQADLVIRNARVVRHDGEFHGGVAVKDGKIIMTGADSALPKGHREIDAGGRVLMPGVIDPHCHLGVKYPYAEDMRTEMAAAASGGVTTALLYIRNLKPSYLPFYEERKAVGEENSMIDFGFHFGIQREEHIAEIPEIVAKTGVRSFKCYFGYEPDNPIGIVPATDGWVYAAMRILSKIPGALINVHCENTQIASWLKNEIKATGRQDLGAYTESRPAFCEVETIRRMIFLAERTGCSLHLVHTSVGMGPVLAAEAQARGVHVTVETCPHYLTRTAYDSDLDMRAKISPPLRDKEEQEGLWRGVLNGSVYSLGTDHVPFLPKKLEDLWTELPGVVSFPWELSLMLHFGVHQRGLPLSRLVQINSANPARRFGLWPRKGNIEVGFDADLVLVDLDEERTVEHTGKGTCIYEGWKLKGWPVLTVSRGAVLYENGVVDESHFGRGRCLTVPA
- a CDS encoding dipicolinate synthase subunit DpsA, with amino-acid sequence MNWDQAVIAIVGGDRREQEIARCAVAAGAEVRAYGFPWPEQGIEGVRHTANAREALEGADIALFPIPGIAPDGALFAPQCAERIIPDAAMLGAMRRPGHIVLGWADPKLKAHCEALGITLHEYEWDEDLMLLRGPAIVEGMLKVLIENTDITIHKAKVCLVGQGTIGTLVTRTLLALGARVHVAARNAVQRAAAHAAGAESHELSALADVLPGTDIVITSVPARVLGREHLRRLPPHALLVDLAAPPGGIDRDAAQELGLRFVWARGLGARAPITVGRSQWSGVHRRIDNILKERKQ
- a CDS encoding NAD/NADP octopine/nopaline dehydrogenase family protein is translated as MKVSILGGGAGGAAAVAELTLAGHEVVLWNRSAATLAPFQALEGVRYEGVLGTGIARPRLITADLKSALDGADVAVVTLPTFSHAPVARALATAGWPANRPVVLNPGHTGGALEFAHAWREVRADLPPIAEFSTLTYVARKYQADGVTVTGRARQVRAAALPGGDAALAAACMLFPGASPVGDVLASALANANLVLHPPGAVLAAAWVEATQGDFTFYVQAMTPGVSRTMRALDDERLAVAAAFGHRLPNLIEEMKLIGTVESSVEDTQDFMAAIAGGEANRRIKGPDSLQHRYYREDFGHGLLPFLELAAIAGVATPVARSLFTLAQALVGIDYAQGGRTAGAMGIAGMSRNELLQHVRQQP
- a CDS encoding ABC transporter ATP-binding protein; this translates as MSNAANVRIEGVSKTYEVRAGDDVKALDRVDLDIAPGSFVAIVGPSGCGKSTLLSLLAGLTPVSSGRLRIDGDEVVKPHPKAGVVFQSDLLLPWRSIIDNVLLPIEIKGKDRATATSRARELLAQVGLAGFDNKFPFELSGGMRQRVAICRALIQEPGLLLMDEPFGALDALTREQMIMDLQSMWLRLGNTVLFITHGIDEAVFLADRVIVMSPRPGRVDLDLAIDIPRPRRWSGIHENPAFQHHVRQVREMFEAKGVLVAH
- a CDS encoding ABC transporter permease; the protein is MTELNHTQAVPMPTAPKTRKKGAGGSFTERYASVLLAMVILLVWQFSVPLLGLSEFVLPTPLAIGKRIVTDFDLLAAHSYITLLEVLAGFLAGVLIGIPLALAIFYSKAFERAVYPLLVALQTVPKIALAPLLVLYLGYGWWPKISLAFLISFFPIVISTVVGLQSLDKGLVNMVRSMGSTEWQTFFKVRLPAAMPSIFGGLKVAISLAVIGAIIGEYIAAERGLGYLQLQANSQFDTTLNFATVVTISLLGVLLYFVLALVESKVSYQRESAK
- a CDS encoding ABC transporter substrate-binding protein, giving the protein MSSHLRKAALAALLVSTSAAWATDPVNVRFSWKLKGEYAHLYLAQEQGIYASKNLAVRMGEGAGAPAALGALLQGQEDVVVMPAIFAVSAIQKGMPVKIVALYHPRTPVVLISQPDKPIAQPKDLEGKTIAHSVGETGTSYLSVFCAVNGIDCAKVKKIQMDAQSRVPQFLQKQVDAVSVYRTSDLPVLEAKVGTKFPVLDLAQHGLAIPGLAAVSSNAAIAKRPDVLRRYLAAVNEGIAATRKDPKAAAAALMKTWEGSPPAEVVEAQVRATMDAVPAASGKPVGWIDAKAISQALDLLKTDEAIGTPKPVETFFTNDLLPAQ